In Synechococcus sp. UW69, the following are encoded in one genomic region:
- the egtB gene encoding ergothioneine biosynthesis protein EgtB — MLLDTLLAVRRRSEALIAPLEPEDLMIQGMADASPPKWHLGHTTWFFDTFVLQPHAPGHKACDALWSYQFNSYYEAVGDRHPRPQRGLLSRPAIGAVLAWRQRVDAGLEDLLQKPPEDLIALVELGLHHEQQHQELLLMDLLDGFHRQPLEPTYNPDAELTLQMEPDQWLPCPGGLVEIGHQGDGFHFDNETPRHRVWLEPFELSSTLVSNGAYAAFIADGGYQRAELWMSEGWALIQQHQWRAPRYWGGDNDEFTLAGRRRRDPQAPVRHLSWFEADAYARWSGTRLPTEAEWEHAYGVHGSAMEQAHRVLWQWTSSAYSPYPGFLPVEGAIGEYNGKFMSSQMVLRGSSWLTPPGHERDTYRNFFQPASRWMAAGIRLAR, encoded by the coding sequence GTGCTGCTGGACACTCTGCTGGCGGTGCGGCGCCGCAGCGAAGCACTGATCGCACCCCTGGAACCGGAAGACCTGATGATCCAAGGGATGGCGGATGCCAGCCCACCCAAATGGCATTTGGGCCACACCACATGGTTCTTCGACACCTTTGTGCTTCAGCCCCACGCACCTGGGCACAAGGCCTGCGACGCGCTCTGGAGCTATCAATTCAACTCCTATTACGAGGCCGTTGGAGACCGCCATCCTCGACCACAACGAGGCTTGCTCAGCCGCCCGGCCATCGGCGCGGTGCTGGCCTGGCGCCAACGGGTGGATGCCGGGCTGGAAGATCTGCTGCAGAAGCCACCCGAAGACTTAATAGCCCTGGTGGAGCTTGGGCTGCACCACGAACAGCAGCACCAGGAACTGCTGCTGATGGACCTATTGGATGGCTTCCACCGCCAGCCTCTGGAACCCACCTACAACCCAGACGCCGAGCTGACCCTGCAGATGGAGCCAGACCAATGGCTCCCCTGTCCTGGCGGCCTGGTGGAGATCGGCCACCAGGGCGACGGCTTTCACTTCGACAACGAGACACCGCGGCACCGGGTGTGGCTGGAGCCGTTTGAGCTGAGCAGCACCCTGGTGAGCAACGGCGCTTACGCAGCCTTCATCGCTGACGGGGGCTATCAGCGCGCCGAACTGTGGATGAGTGAAGGATGGGCCTTGATCCAACAGCACCAGTGGCGGGCTCCGCGCTACTGGGGCGGAGACAACGACGAGTTCACCCTGGCGGGCCGCCGCCGCCGCGACCCCCAGGCACCCGTGCGGCATCTGAGCTGGTTCGAAGCGGATGCCTATGCCCGCTGGAGCGGTACCCGTCTCCCTACAGAAGCGGAATGGGAGCACGCTTATGGCGTACACGGCAGCGCCATGGAGCAGGCCCACCGGGTGCTTTGGCAGTGGACCTCCAGTGCCTACAGCCCTTATCCCGGCTTCCTCCCGGTAGAGGGGGCCATCGGCGAATACAACGGCAAATTCATGAGTTCACAGATGGTGCTGCGGGGCAGCAGCTGGCTCACCCCGCCAGGCCACGAGCGGGACACCTACCGCAATTTCTTCCAGCCGGCGAGCCGCTGGATGGCCGCGGGCATCCGTTTAGCCCGATGA
- a CDS encoding hercynine metabolism protein has translation MSSWLEQLERELDARLSAFLRNNPVQDNLFSEQHLRDRAGALQRQRQQLQSEAKQQRQQLLRLADDVRGWRSRVDRARAAGADDLAKRAEQHLSSLMNQGRALWADLEDLGRRFNEVERQLDELVQQRQTPSPSTLEKDWALFEAEQELEQLRRDAGLT, from the coding sequence ATGAGCAGCTGGCTGGAGCAGTTGGAGCGGGAGCTGGACGCAAGACTCTCCGCCTTTCTTCGCAACAACCCCGTCCAAGACAACCTGTTCAGCGAACAGCACCTGAGGGATCGAGCCGGAGCCCTTCAACGGCAACGTCAGCAACTGCAAAGCGAAGCGAAGCAGCAACGCCAGCAGCTGCTCCGGCTTGCCGACGACGTGCGGGGTTGGCGCAGCCGGGTTGACCGCGCCAGGGCAGCTGGAGCAGACGATCTAGCCAAGCGGGCCGAACAGCACCTCAGCAGCCTGATGAACCAGGGACGAGCCCTCTGGGCCGACCTGGAAGACCTGGGACGCCGCTTCAATGAGGTTGAACGGCAGCTGGATGAGCTTGTCCAGCAACGGCAAACGCCCAGCCCCTCAACATTGGAGAAGGACTGGGCGTTGTTTGAAGCGGAGCAGGAATTGGAACAGCTGCGCCGCGACGCTGGACTGACTTAA
- a CDS encoding hercynine metabolism small protein, which produces MKKDERRQAIKQQRERLIKELEAVYLAAFDRLGELEGEVGEVKAAQLTMMILNSKTAAIEPLEKEIEKPVITTPGEA; this is translated from the coding sequence ATGAAAAAAGACGAACGGCGTCAGGCGATCAAGCAGCAGCGCGAGCGGCTGATCAAGGAGCTGGAGGCGGTGTACTTGGCGGCCTTTGATCGCCTGGGGGAATTGGAAGGTGAAGTGGGCGAGGTCAAAGCGGCTCAACTCACCATGATGATTCTCAACTCCAAAACAGCCGCAATCGAGCCCCTGGAAAAAGAGATCGAAAAACCGGTGATCACCACCCCCGGCGAAGCATGA
- a CDS encoding rod shape-determining protein MreD, with the protein MSRLHRQPICVASALLVPLLALASPAWLAIDGVGPAWAVLWLLPWALVDGPVSGALAGVALGLVLDGLNLGGLSQVPALLLLGWWWGRLGRRAAPIQRSLNLGLLAWLGSVGLGLSLILQLWLRQGGVLDPLTQSWGLQTLWCQALVTGLLAPVLVSLQLLLWRRRVPS; encoded by the coding sequence ATGAGTCGTCTGCACCGCCAACCGATCTGTGTGGCTTCGGCTCTGCTGGTGCCGTTGCTGGCCTTGGCATCGCCGGCCTGGTTGGCCATCGATGGTGTTGGTCCCGCCTGGGCTGTGCTTTGGCTGTTGCCTTGGGCTCTCGTGGACGGTCCTGTATCGGGGGCGTTGGCTGGTGTGGCTCTGGGGCTGGTGCTGGATGGTCTCAACCTCGGCGGTTTGAGTCAGGTGCCGGCTCTGCTGCTGTTGGGCTGGTGGTGGGGACGTCTGGGGCGGCGTGCGGCACCGATTCAACGCAGCCTGAATCTGGGGTTGTTGGCCTGGCTCGGTTCGGTGGGTCTCGGTCTGTCGTTGATCCTGCAGCTCTGGCTGCGTCAGGGCGGAGTCTTGGATCCCCTCACCCAGAGCTGGGGTCTGCAGACCTTGTGGTGTCAGGCCTTGGTGACGGGTTTGCTGGCGCCAGTGTTGGTGTCGTTGCAGTTGCTGCTCTGGCGCAGGAGGGTTCCCTCATGA
- the egtD gene encoding L-histidine N(alpha)-methyltransferase: protein MNITLLNLHPPPADLARLVDDGLRRSPRQLPAWMLYDAEGSRLFAEICRQPEYTLTQREITLLEVHAPAIAAATGAGLVVECGIGNARKVDPLLTALGSSVFAALDISLSALEEALSGLAARHPKTAMVGICCDHTRLQQLPPHPALEKQRRIGFFPGSSLGNFTPEDAVHFLRNARQLLAGGPLLLGLDQPREPALMEAAYDDAAGVSASFARNLLQRLNRDLQGDADPAQFRYQASWQPQQQRIEMALISRRDQTVHLAGNAWFFRNGEAWITEHSVKYSPGAAAALVARAGWRIERRWEDPHQQIALHLLLPAD from the coding sequence ATGAACATCACCCTGCTCAACCTTCACCCACCCCCGGCGGATCTGGCGCGCCTGGTCGACGATGGTCTGCGGCGCAGCCCCCGCCAGTTACCAGCCTGGATGCTTTACGACGCCGAGGGATCACGGCTGTTCGCCGAGATCTGCCGGCAGCCGGAATACACCCTCACCCAACGGGAAATCACCCTGTTGGAGGTCCATGCGCCCGCTATCGCCGCCGCAACGGGAGCCGGGCTGGTGGTGGAGTGCGGCATCGGCAACGCTCGCAAAGTAGATCCGCTGCTCACGGCCCTCGGCAGCAGCGTCTTCGCCGCCTTGGACATCAGCCTCAGCGCCCTGGAGGAGGCCCTTTCCGGTCTCGCCGCCCGGCACCCGAAGACCGCCATGGTTGGCATCTGCTGTGATCACACCCGCCTTCAACAGCTACCGCCGCACCCCGCCCTAGAGAAACAACGGCGCATCGGCTTCTTCCCTGGCAGCTCCCTGGGCAACTTCACCCCGGAGGACGCCGTGCACTTCCTCCGCAATGCCCGGCAGCTGCTGGCTGGAGGCCCGCTGCTGCTGGGGTTGGATCAACCGCGAGAGCCAGCACTGATGGAAGCGGCCTACGACGATGCAGCCGGCGTGTCCGCCAGCTTCGCCCGCAATCTGCTGCAGCGACTCAATCGCGACCTCCAGGGCGATGCCGATCCCGCGCAGTTCCGCTACCAGGCCAGCTGGCAACCGCAGCAGCAGCGGATCGAAATGGCCCTGATCAGTAGGCGGGATCAGACCGTGCACCTGGCCGGCAACGCCTGGTTCTTCCGCAACGGCGAGGCCTGGATCACAGAACACAGCGTCAAGTATTCGCCGGGGGCCGCAGCCGCCCTTGTGGCACGAGCTGGCTGGCGGATTGAGCGCCGCTGGGAGGATCCACACCAGCAGATCGCTCTGCATCTGCTTTTGCCGGCAGACTGA
- the lysS gene encoding lysine--tRNA ligase yields the protein MSELRDTRLEKARALKELGQGPYALTFNPSHRMAELQETHADLPKGEERDVSVSVAGRVMTRRVMGKLAFFTLADETGSIQLFLEKAGLEAQQEGWFKQITSLVDSGDWLGVTGTLRRTDRGELSVKVSDWRMLTKALQPLPDKWHGLADVEKRYRQRYLDLVVSPDSRETFRRRARLVSGIRRWLDQRDFLEIETPVLQSEPGGADARPFETHHNALDLPLTLRIATELHLKRLVVGGFERVYELGRIFRNEGVSTRHNPEFTSVEVYQAYSDYIGMMELTEQMVSAVCQEVCGTTTITYQGTEIDLAPPWRRATMHDLVQEATGLDFTSFSSREEAAAAMTAQGLHAPELADSVGRLLNEAFEQAVETTLIQPTFVTDYPVEISPLARPHRSKPGLVERFELFIVGREHANAFSELTDPVDQRQRLEAQQERKAAGDLEAQGLDEDFVTALEVGMPPTGGLGIGIDRLVMLLTDSPSIRDVIAFPLLKPEVRKQDTPSVE from the coding sequence GTGTCTGAGCTGCGCGATACCCGTCTGGAAAAGGCGAGGGCATTAAAGGAGCTGGGGCAAGGGCCCTATGCCCTGACCTTCAACCCCAGCCACCGCATGGCTGAGCTGCAGGAGACCCATGCCGATCTGCCTAAGGGCGAAGAACGGGACGTCAGTGTTTCCGTGGCAGGACGGGTGATGACGCGCCGGGTAATGGGAAAACTGGCCTTTTTCACCCTTGCCGATGAGACGGGATCCATCCAGTTGTTTTTGGAGAAGGCGGGTCTTGAGGCACAGCAGGAGGGTTGGTTCAAACAGATCACCTCTCTGGTGGACAGTGGTGACTGGCTGGGGGTGACTGGCACCCTCCGTCGTACCGACCGCGGAGAACTGTCGGTGAAGGTGAGCGACTGGCGCATGCTCACGAAGGCGCTGCAACCGCTGCCGGATAAGTGGCATGGTCTGGCCGATGTGGAAAAGCGCTATCGCCAGCGCTACCTCGACCTGGTCGTCTCCCCTGACAGCCGTGAGACCTTCCGGCGCAGGGCCCGTCTGGTGAGTGGCATCCGTCGTTGGCTCGATCAGCGGGATTTTCTTGAGATCGAGACCCCCGTCTTGCAGAGCGAGCCCGGTGGTGCCGACGCACGGCCGTTCGAGACCCATCACAACGCCCTCGACCTCCCCCTCACCCTGAGGATTGCGACGGAGTTGCACCTGAAGCGCTTGGTGGTGGGCGGCTTTGAGCGGGTGTACGAGCTGGGTCGGATCTTCCGCAATGAGGGGGTCAGCACCCGCCACAACCCCGAGTTCACCTCGGTGGAGGTCTATCAGGCCTACAGCGATTACATCGGGATGATGGAGCTCACCGAGCAGATGGTCAGCGCGGTGTGTCAGGAGGTCTGCGGGACAACCACCATCACGTATCAGGGCACCGAGATCGATCTCGCGCCTCCGTGGCGCAGAGCCACGATGCACGACCTCGTGCAGGAGGCGACGGGGCTTGATTTCACGAGTTTCAGCAGTCGGGAGGAGGCGGCCGCGGCGATGACTGCTCAGGGCTTGCATGCGCCTGAACTGGCCGATTCGGTGGGCCGTCTGCTCAACGAGGCCTTCGAGCAAGCGGTGGAGACGACCCTGATTCAGCCGACCTTCGTGACCGATTACCCAGTGGAGATTTCGCCCCTGGCCCGGCCACATCGCAGCAAGCCCGGACTGGTGGAACGCTTCGAGTTGTTCATCGTCGGGCGCGAGCACGCCAATGCCTTTAGTGAACTCACGGATCCTGTGGATCAACGTCAGCGACTGGAGGCCCAGCAGGAGCGCAAGGCGGCTGGCGACCTTGAAGCCCAGGGCCTGGACGAGGATTTCGTTACGGCCCTGGAGGTGGGCATGCCCCCCACGGGAGGTTTGGGCATCGGTATTGACCGACTGGTGATGCTCCTTACAGACAGTCCATCGATCCGCGATGTGATCGCGTTCCCACTTTTGAAACCGGAGGTTCGCAAGCAGGACACACCCTCAGTGGAATAA
- a CDS encoding sugar ABC transporter substrate-binding protein, translating to MRLTRRDLLLGAAALGLSACGRRKPQARDLELWTLQLAPKFNPYFADVLGAWTRLHPDAPVRWTDLPWGSVERKLLAAVFARTAPDVVNLNPPFAANLASKGGLADLTPLLPADAAGRYVPAVWEACRDPDAGQIAVPWYLTVRLSLVNRALLDQAGIAAPPTRWDQVPAFARRIRQRTGRYGLFLTTVPDDSAELLETLVQMGVTLLDSKRRAAFDSPAGRRAFRFWSDLYKEGLLPREVVSQGQRRAIELFQSGDLALAATGAEFLRSIQTNAPRVAAVTEPHPPVTGVDGTANVALMTLAVPRQSQRAQDAVDLALFLTNADQQARFAAEARVLPSSLEALALVRAELEQEVPASALERQIRQARLLSASTLDRARVLVPALPGIKRLQKIIYTQMQRAMLAQVSPDQALTDAASEWNSYARSRWPETGLNS from the coding sequence ATGAGGCTGACGCGTCGGGATTTACTGCTGGGGGCGGCGGCCCTAGGGCTCTCGGCCTGTGGGCGACGCAAGCCGCAGGCAAGGGACTTGGAGTTGTGGACCCTGCAGTTGGCACCGAAGTTCAATCCCTACTTTGCGGATGTTCTCGGGGCATGGACCCGTCTTCATCCCGACGCCCCTGTGCGTTGGACCGATCTGCCGTGGGGGTCGGTGGAACGCAAGTTGCTGGCGGCGGTGTTTGCACGAACGGCCCCGGATGTGGTGAACCTCAATCCGCCGTTCGCGGCCAATCTGGCCAGCAAGGGGGGGCTGGCGGACTTGACCCCCCTTCTGCCGGCTGACGCTGCTGGCCGTTATGTGCCGGCGGTATGGGAGGCCTGCCGCGATCCCGATGCCGGGCAGATCGCGGTGCCTTGGTACCTGACCGTTCGGTTGAGTCTGGTGAACCGTGCGTTGTTGGATCAAGCCGGGATCGCTGCACCGCCGACCCGCTGGGATCAGGTGCCGGCTTTTGCGCGTCGCATCCGGCAGCGCACGGGCCGTTACGGCCTGTTCCTCACCACCGTTCCGGATGACTCGGCGGAGCTCCTGGAAACCCTTGTGCAGATGGGGGTGACCCTGCTCGATTCCAAACGCCGGGCCGCCTTTGACAGCCCAGCGGGTCGCCGGGCCTTCCGCTTCTGGAGTGATCTGTATAAGGAGGGGCTGTTGCCGCGGGAGGTGGTGAGTCAAGGCCAGCGTCGGGCGATCGAGTTGTTCCAGAGCGGCGATCTGGCGCTTGCGGCCACGGGGGCGGAGTTTTTGCGCAGCATCCAGACCAACGCCCCACGGGTGGCGGCGGTGACGGAACCCCATCCCCCGGTGACCGGTGTTGATGGCACCGCCAATGTGGCCTTGATGACGTTGGCTGTCCCGCGTCAGAGCCAGCGTGCTCAGGACGCCGTGGACTTGGCGTTGTTTCTGACCAATGCAGATCAACAGGCGCGCTTTGCGGCCGAGGCCCGGGTGTTGCCGTCGTCGCTTGAGGCTTTGGCCCTGGTGCGTGCGGAGTTGGAGCAGGAGGTGCCGGCTTCAGCTTTGGAACGTCAGATTCGACAAGCCCGCCTGTTATCTGCAAGCACCCTGGATCGAGCCCGTGTGTTAGTGCCGGCGTTGCCGGGCATCAAGCGCCTGCAGAAGATCATCTACACCCAGATGCAGCGAGCGATGTTGGCCCAGGTCAGCCCTGATCAGGCGCTAACAGATGCCGCGTCGGAATGGAACAGTTACGCCCGTTCACGCTGGCCAGAGACTGGCCTCAATTCTTAA
- the smpB gene encoding SsrA-binding protein SmpB, whose amino-acid sequence MAKGGAKKAAAAAARAAANRMLADNRQARHQYEILETLETGIELVGTEVKSIRNGKANLRDGFCLIRSGELQLHNVHISPHTHASNYFNHDPLRTRKLLAHRREIDKLRGLVDQKGLTLIPLNLHLKGSWIKLTIGLVKGRKLHDKRAAEKEKQSKKEVKAAIARY is encoded by the coding sequence ATGGCCAAGGGAGGAGCGAAAAAAGCAGCAGCAGCAGCAGCACGGGCCGCTGCCAATCGGATGCTGGCCGACAACCGTCAGGCCCGACATCAATACGAGATCCTCGAGACCCTGGAAACCGGCATCGAGCTCGTGGGCACCGAAGTGAAGTCAATCAGGAACGGCAAGGCCAACCTGCGCGATGGCTTCTGCCTGATCCGCAGTGGGGAACTGCAATTGCACAACGTGCACATCTCACCCCACACCCATGCCAGCAACTACTTCAACCACGACCCGCTGCGCACCCGCAAACTGCTGGCCCATCGCCGCGAGATCGACAAGCTGCGCGGTTTGGTTGATCAGAAAGGTCTCACGCTGATTCCCCTCAACCTTCACCTCAAGGGGTCCTGGATCAAGCTCACCATCGGGCTGGTCAAAGGTCGCAAGTTGCACGACAAGCGGGCCGCCGAAAAGGAGAAGCAATCCAAGAAAGAAGTGAAGGCGGCGATAGCTCGCTACTGA
- a CDS encoding serine/threonine protein kinase: protein MSGSGTVLVERYRLEERLSGPDPVQGSLWRAVDVMAGDVPVAIRQLETTAAQQRLQGIWPQLQSLTHPQLPRCGELFALDEAIWLVRDWQDGVAYDVLRRQTRFGAGDVLLLLRQILPLLEMFHGCGLVHGDVNPRHLLRRGSDGLPVLLDGGRMQRQDATSKEAACRDLHDLGVTALELLSGKESSALMATNGEDGSWPEGLPLEPGFRQVLERLLSEAPERRFSEASDVLKALDSVVLPPSVTDPSLPEATVSPRTSRAMAREQGAEGRLWPVVLALALSALVGSAIGWLLLPRTSPIEKGPRTGRDRAIQQPALSLPPAELDQRQQLFSRLRALQVDRDWFLKLVDASLTSRFPERGGRLRSESLDDAPLRQVWTELAEGWLARIEQLPPAIRARLGRLRDGDWEQPRLALQQQGVHPRVVEHLVSAAAQDLLPGTMQGRKPAEPFRQLWIAAAMESLDDVEIVRLKARRLEPTNTSLRIPAGGARLVLVQVPDGDALALGINGTPLMQMVVFGANGQVVEERGPLRVARIAAEAGSPLQVLITNEGVSSGLFTLSCRADRPRPPLPAVDLDPLPDSATGELVRPPELDSNDQ from the coding sequence TTGAGCGGTTCCGGCACTGTGCTGGTGGAGCGTTACCGCCTAGAGGAGCGGCTGAGCGGGCCCGATCCGGTGCAGGGATCCCTTTGGCGTGCGGTGGATGTGATGGCTGGTGATGTGCCAGTGGCTATCCGCCAACTGGAGACCACGGCAGCCCAGCAGCGACTGCAGGGGATCTGGCCCCAGTTGCAGTCGCTAACGCATCCCCAGTTGCCCCGCTGCGGAGAGCTGTTCGCGTTGGATGAGGCGATTTGGCTCGTACGCGACTGGCAGGACGGCGTCGCTTACGACGTGCTGCGACGGCAAACGCGTTTCGGTGCCGGCGATGTGCTGTTGCTGCTGCGCCAGATCCTGCCTTTGCTGGAGATGTTCCATGGCTGCGGGCTTGTTCACGGTGATGTGAATCCCCGCCATCTGTTGCGTCGCGGCAGTGATGGCCTGCCTGTACTGCTGGATGGTGGTCGGATGCAGCGGCAGGACGCCACCTCGAAGGAGGCTGCCTGTAGGGATCTGCATGACCTGGGGGTCACCGCTCTGGAGTTGCTCAGCGGCAAGGAGTCATCAGCCCTGATGGCCACCAATGGCGAGGACGGGTCCTGGCCGGAGGGTCTTCCGCTTGAGCCGGGATTTCGCCAGGTGTTGGAGCGCCTTCTCTCTGAAGCACCGGAGCGCCGTTTCAGCGAAGCATCCGATGTCCTCAAGGCTTTGGATTCGGTTGTGTTGCCCCCATCAGTGACTGATCCCAGCCTCCCGGAGGCCACCGTGTCGCCGCGAACCAGCCGGGCTATGGCCCGCGAGCAGGGAGCGGAGGGTCGTCTCTGGCCCGTGGTTCTTGCTCTGGCCCTGTCGGCCCTGGTGGGTTCCGCTATCGGCTGGTTGCTGCTCCCACGCACTTCCCCGATAGAAAAGGGCCCCCGCACAGGCCGAGATCGGGCGATTCAGCAGCCTGCTCTCAGCCTGCCGCCGGCGGAGCTGGATCAGCGGCAGCAGCTGTTCAGCCGGTTGCGGGCCCTTCAGGTGGATCGCGATTGGTTCCTCAAGTTGGTGGATGCCAGCCTGACCAGCCGTTTCCCTGAGCGCGGCGGCCGCCTCCGTTCGGAATCGCTAGACGATGCGCCGCTGCGACAGGTCTGGACCGAGCTGGCGGAGGGATGGTTGGCCCGGATCGAGCAGCTGCCGCCGGCGATCCGGGCCCGGTTGGGGCGTCTGCGGGATGGGGACTGGGAGCAGCCGCGTCTGGCGCTGCAGCAACAGGGTGTTCATCCAAGGGTGGTGGAGCATCTGGTGAGTGCCGCGGCTCAGGATCTGCTGCCGGGGACGATGCAGGGCCGCAAACCAGCGGAACCCTTCCGTCAGCTTTGGATCGCAGCGGCGATGGAGAGTCTTGATGACGTCGAAATCGTGCGACTTAAGGCGCGTCGCCTGGAACCCACCAACACGTCTTTGCGCATTCCTGCCGGCGGCGCTCGCCTCGTGCTGGTGCAGGTTCCGGACGGTGATGCCCTGGCCCTTGGCATCAACGGCACTCCGCTGATGCAGATGGTGGTTTTCGGTGCGAATGGGCAGGTGGTGGAGGAGCGCGGCCCGCTGCGGGTGGCCAGGATTGCCGCTGAGGCGGGTTCACCCCTGCAGGTGCTGATCACCAACGAGGGGGTCTCCTCCGGTCTGTTCACCTTGTCCTGTAGAGCAGACCGTCCTCGTCCTCCCCTGCCGGCAGTGGACCTGGATCCGCTGCCCGATTCGGCCACGGGGGAATTGGTGAGGCCACCGGAGCTGGATTCGAACGATCAGTAG
- the mreC gene encoding rod shape-determining protein MreC — MAPTLRPGKSRWRGLGQLTPWFLLVVALLLVRLSKGAGFSDAYALVSRPFWPGSAQREWVTAAADLEDRSRLQLLEDDNRRLRGLLELQQQGAAEGEVPAAVISRSPRGWWQQLELGKGSLQGLGQGDAVLGPGGLVGRIASVTPATARVKLLTAPGHEIGVWLPRSRRHGLLVGRGSSRLSLRFIDKDPDVRPGDLVATSPASTLLPPNVPVGVIQSVDEQAVPAPTAVVQLIAAPEAIDWVQVQTR, encoded by the coding sequence ATGGCCCCAACGCTCCGTCCCGGCAAGAGCCGCTGGCGTGGATTGGGGCAACTCACCCCCTGGTTTCTCCTGGTGGTGGCCTTGTTGCTGGTGCGTCTGAGCAAGGGCGCTGGTTTCAGCGACGCCTATGCCTTGGTTAGCCGTCCCTTTTGGCCTGGGTCTGCCCAGCGGGAATGGGTCACGGCTGCTGCGGATCTGGAGGACCGCTCCCGCCTGCAGCTTTTAGAAGACGACAACCGTCGCTTGCGGGGTCTGCTGGAGCTTCAGCAACAGGGAGCGGCAGAGGGAGAGGTGCCTGCCGCCGTCATCTCCCGTTCGCCGCGGGGATGGTGGCAGCAACTGGAGCTGGGTAAAGGTTCGCTCCAGGGCCTGGGCCAGGGCGACGCTGTTCTGGGGCCTGGCGGCTTGGTGGGACGCATCGCCAGCGTCACCCCTGCCACGGCGCGGGTGAAGTTGCTCACCGCGCCAGGCCACGAGATCGGTGTCTGGCTGCCCCGCAGCCGTCGCCATGGGCTGCTGGTGGGCCGCGGCAGCAGCCGCCTGTCGCTGCGCTTCATCGACAAGGACCCGGATGTGCGGCCTGGGGATCTGGTGGCTACCTCGCCAGCCAGCACCCTGTTGCCCCCCAATGTGCCTGTGGGGGTGATTCAGTCGGTGGATGAGCAGGCTGTTCCCGCACCCACAGCGGTTGTTCAGTTGATCGCAGCACCGGAGGCAATCGACTGGGTGCAGGTGCAGACCCGTTGA
- the rpaB gene encoding response regulator transcription factor RpaB, which produces MTGNLPSQPKATILVVDDEAAVRRVLVMRLQLSGYRVICAEDGEQALEMFHNESPDLVVLDVMLPKLDGFAVCRRLRAESCVPIIFLSAVEAISERVAGLDLGADDYLPKPFSPKELEARISTILRRVGRGNAVVESRELPTGQGVLRLGDLVVDTNRRQVTRGSERINLTYTEFSLLELLFRDPGHVVPRAEILEQLWGYPPRRAADLRVVDVYVARLRGKLEPDPRNPELILTVRGIGYSSQRMGEASAAV; this is translated from the coding sequence ATGACGGGCAACCTGCCCTCACAACCGAAAGCGACCATTCTCGTCGTCGATGACGAGGCGGCTGTTCGGCGCGTTTTGGTCATGCGCCTTCAGTTGTCTGGGTACCGCGTCATCTGCGCCGAGGACGGTGAGCAGGCTCTGGAAATGTTCCACAACGAGTCTCCTGACTTGGTGGTGCTCGATGTGATGCTTCCCAAGCTGGATGGCTTTGCAGTGTGTCGTCGCCTTCGGGCTGAATCGTGTGTGCCGATCATCTTCCTTTCGGCTGTTGAGGCGATCTCAGAGAGGGTCGCTGGTCTTGATTTAGGCGCCGATGATTATTTGCCCAAACCCTTCAGCCCAAAGGAATTAGAAGCGCGTATTTCTACAATTTTGCGCCGGGTGGGCCGGGGCAACGCTGTCGTTGAAAGCCGCGAATTACCCACAGGTCAAGGTGTGCTCCGTCTCGGCGATCTGGTCGTCGACACCAATCGACGTCAAGTCACCCGTGGTTCGGAGCGCATCAACCTCACATACACAGAGTTCAGCCTGCTTGAGTTGTTGTTCCGTGATCCAGGCCATGTGGTTCCTCGGGCGGAGATCCTCGAACAACTTTGGGGCTATCCCCCACGTCGCGCTGCTGACCTTCGGGTGGTCGATGTTTACGTCGCTCGCCTGCGAGGAAAGCTTGAGCCTGACCCCCGTAATCCGGAGCTGATTCTCACGGTCCGCGGCATCGGTTATTCCTCCCAGCGGATGGGCGAGGCCTCCGCAGCGGTTTGA